Proteins encoded in a region of the Chryseobacterium piperi genome:
- a CDS encoding HmuY family protein, translating into MKKILLCLLVGASFISQSCINDNEDPVAVTPTDGAVFSPNVGGAAQPNQVWFDLGTNTEVLTNRTNWDLALYAGTSFKVVLNSSIMMAAGKIPNATNIDLVKQADVTALMEQVQVANFNPANVTYIDDVNGNFPSGYTAIEEVKPTESENAIYLVNMGKEIFKGTIANGSVATGGDSRGWMKVQVVRSGDSYKVKYAELNDATHKELTIPKNPAYNYNFISLKKNTEVLVQPEKKKWDICFTVFTNTIAGAGSYIYADFVISNNLGGVGAYEVRITAPASGVEAFNNFKASDIDQSKFMYNDQRIIGANWRNPVGANGLEVYGDRFYIIKDAEGYYFKLRFTRLTSASGERGRPQFEYKPL; encoded by the coding sequence ATGAAAAAAATACTATTGTGCCTTTTGGTTGGGGCATCCTTTATATCTCAGTCTTGTATTAATGATAATGAAGATCCTGTCGCAGTAACGCCTACGGATGGGGCAGTATTTAGTCCTAATGTTGGAGGTGCGGCCCAACCTAATCAGGTGTGGTTTGATTTAGGAACCAATACGGAAGTACTTACCAATAGAACAAATTGGGATCTTGCATTGTATGCAGGAACTAGTTTTAAAGTAGTTTTAAACTCTTCAATCATGATGGCTGCCGGAAAGATTCCCAATGCTACCAATATAGATTTGGTAAAACAGGCAGATGTTACTGCGTTGATGGAACAGGTTCAGGTTGCCAATTTTAATCCGGCGAATGTTACTTATATAGATGATGTAAATGGTAATTTCCCTTCAGGGTATACTGCTATTGAAGAAGTGAAACCTACTGAGTCTGAAAATGCCATTTACCTGGTGAATATGGGGAAAGAAATCTTCAAAGGAACTATCGCTAATGGTTCTGTAGCAACCGGTGGGGACAGCAGAGGCTGGATGAAAGTACAGGTGGTAAGATCAGGAGATTCTTATAAAGTGAAATACGCAGAACTTAATGATGCAACACATAAGGAGCTGACAATTCCTAAAAACCCTGCTTACAATTACAATTTTATAAGTCTGAAAAAAAATACCGAAGTACTGGTACAGCCCGAGAAAAAGAAATGGGATATCTGTTTTACAGTATTCACAAATACAATTGCAGGAGCAGGAAGTTATATTTATGCAGATTTTGTGATATCCAATAACCTTGGAGGTGTAGGTGCATATGAAGTGAGGATTACAGCACCCGCGTCAGGAGTTGAAGCATTTAACAATTTTAAAGCTTCAGACATCGACCAGTCTAAATTTATGTATAATGACCAGCGTATAATCGGGGCTAATTGGAGGAATCCTGTTGGAGCTAACGGCCTTGAAGTGTATGGAGATCGTTTTTACATTATCAAAGATGCAGAAGGCTATTATTTTAAACTCAGGTTTACAAGATTGACCAGCGCATCAGGAGAACGTGGAAGACCTCAATTTGAGTACAAACCTTTATAA
- a CDS encoding TonB-dependent receptor plug domain-containing protein gives MKKKVLSILSLSTVLWVNAQEKDSLNQKKIEEVVITGQYMQQSINKSIYKVEVIDAEQIRNMAVTNVAEVLNQNLNILIEPNKGSGDSNANIMGLSGEYTKILIDNIPVVSDQGMGNLVDLTKINVNNIERIEVVKGAMGVEYGNNALAGVINIITKKNYGKKFTAIASVQEETVNKDYDWFKKGNGRHIQSLNLGYRINDNWSVSADINHNDFQGYKGRFQGYKYFSENNDGQRGYDWQPKDQLTTNGTIRYNKNNTSFFYKVNYLTEKVNYYNPLVEEMYLGNGNRTYIANDKDYRTKRWIHQFNIQTKIGSRINYNGDFSYQSQERKYQDYQYNVPNRQELSRAEEQPYYKSEVLYSRGMFSNFLDSEKVNFQIGYELDRTKGFASSKTGLFGTANLERTIFNYAHFISAEWNVNSWFSLRPGLRLALSDKFDSQYNYSATARFKTTKNSDIRLVFGSANRFPTYDELYTYMVDNNHDIRGNENLKPETGYSASIFWDYNKMTANDWKFNFSVSGMFLDVQDRIESVIVSNSPLRYTYINIDNYKSMLFGGGVNVRKGNLSLNAGVSVMGISQVLNTGNIYSPDDFNFYAEANLAANYTLPYTKTLFALYYKYTGKQRRYTHRSNTQDPMDPGEYVLGEIGDFNMLNFTLTQPFFNNHLDLSVGIKNIFNVTTVPNTTLAGGGHNAADTQQNLFYGRSYFARLTYNF, from the coding sequence ATGAAGAAGAAGGTGCTTTCTATACTATCATTATCCACTGTCTTATGGGTGAATGCACAGGAAAAAGATTCTCTTAATCAAAAGAAAATAGAAGAGGTTGTCATTACGGGACAATACATGCAGCAATCCATTAATAAATCCATTTATAAAGTTGAAGTTATTGATGCGGAGCAAATTAGAAATATGGCTGTCACCAATGTTGCAGAGGTACTTAATCAAAATCTTAATATCTTAATAGAACCCAATAAAGGATCAGGAGACTCTAATGCCAATATTATGGGGCTTAGTGGTGAGTATACCAAAATCCTTATTGATAATATTCCCGTTGTAAGTGATCAGGGAATGGGAAATTTAGTAGACCTTACAAAAATCAACGTCAATAATATTGAACGTATCGAAGTGGTAAAAGGTGCGATGGGGGTTGAATATGGTAATAACGCTCTGGCAGGGGTTATTAATATCATCACGAAGAAAAACTATGGAAAGAAATTTACGGCTATTGCTTCCGTTCAGGAAGAAACCGTGAATAAAGATTATGACTGGTTTAAAAAAGGAAATGGCCGCCATATTCAGTCTTTGAATTTAGGATACAGAATTAATGATAACTGGTCTGTTTCTGCTGATATCAATCATAATGACTTTCAGGGCTACAAAGGAAGATTTCAGGGCTATAAGTATTTTAGTGAAAATAATGATGGGCAACGGGGATATGATTGGCAACCGAAAGACCAATTAACAACCAACGGAACCATTCGTTATAATAAAAATAATACAAGCTTTTTCTATAAAGTCAATTACCTTACGGAAAAGGTGAATTACTACAATCCATTAGTTGAAGAAATGTATCTGGGCAATGGAAACAGAACTTATATTGCTAATGATAAAGATTATAGAACGAAGAGATGGATTCACCAATTTAATATTCAAACTAAAATAGGTTCCAGAATTAATTATAATGGTGATTTTTCTTATCAGAGTCAAGAAAGAAAATATCAGGATTATCAATACAATGTTCCGAACAGACAAGAGCTGTCAAGAGCTGAAGAACAACCGTATTATAAATCAGAGGTGCTTTATTCGAGAGGAATGTTCAGTAATTTTTTAGATAGTGAAAAAGTTAATTTTCAGATTGGGTATGAATTAGACAGGACAAAAGGGTTTGCAAGCTCTAAGACCGGACTTTTTGGAACTGCTAATCTTGAAAGAACAATTTTTAACTATGCTCATTTTATATCGGCAGAATGGAATGTCAACAGTTGGTTTTCATTACGTCCTGGACTAAGACTGGCATTGAGCGATAAATTTGATTCTCAATACAATTATTCAGCTACAGCAAGGTTTAAAACTACTAAAAACTCCGATATTCGACTGGTTTTCGGATCTGCCAACAGATTCCCGACATATGATGAGCTGTATACTTATATGGTAGATAATAATCATGATATCAGAGGAAATGAAAATCTAAAACCGGAAACCGGATATTCAGCCAGTATATTCTGGGATTATAATAAGATGACGGCTAATGATTGGAAGTTTAACTTCAGTGTTTCAGGAATGTTCCTCGATGTACAGGATAGAATCGAAAGTGTAATTGTCAGCAATAGTCCTTTACGATATACCTATATCAATATAGATAATTACAAATCAATGTTATTTGGTGGTGGCGTTAATGTTCGAAAGGGTAATTTATCATTGAATGCCGGAGTTTCAGTAATGGGAATTTCCCAGGTTTTAAATACCGGAAATATCTATTCACCTGATGATTTTAATTTTTACGCAGAAGCCAACCTGGCTGCAAACTATACATTACCATATACCAAAACGTTATTTGCACTTTACTACAAATATACCGGAAAACAGAGACGTTATACCCACAGGTCTAATACACAGGATCCAATGGATCCCGGGGAATATGTGTTAGGTGAAATCGGTGATTTCAACATGTTGAATTTTACTCTTACTCAGCCTTTCTTTAATAATCATCTGGACCTCAGCGTAGGAATTAAAAATATTTTTAATGTGACCACAGTACCTAATACAACACTTGCGGGAGGTGGTCATAATGCGGCTGATACACAACAAAATTTATTTTACGGAAGAAGTTATTTTGCCAGATTAACGTATAATTTTTAA
- a CDS encoding T9SS-dependent choice-of-anchor J family protein: protein MNLKLLFGALLFSAITTNAQLATLNENFNGFTEGQGSTVFPQNQWTTIFPAAVGNPAPMMNIVASGSDKFVQSYSGANQNSPQYLISPQIVAPAGDKTLSFKARRNTGSAPGTVQVGLVSSPTDMSTFIPLGSATTLGSSTFQTYSFPVPASNSSYIVFKFVGVVAPHTVLEIDDVVYNVSSTLGVSNQVKSTDAIRFAVNAENTALDFISKKAPKNIQIYSASGQKVAEGKLNNQRFDISQLQTGIYYMGIESTEGTITQSKFIKK from the coding sequence ATGAATTTAAAATTACTTTTTGGAGCTCTTCTATTTTCTGCCATTACTACAAACGCACAATTAGCCACTCTTAATGAAAATTTTAATGGCTTTACAGAAGGTCAGGGATCGACCGTTTTTCCTCAGAATCAATGGACGACTATTTTCCCTGCAGCAGTTGGTAATCCAGCCCCTATGATGAATATCGTAGCCAGCGGAAGTGATAAATTTGTACAATCGTATTCCGGTGCTAACCAAAACAGTCCTCAATATTTAATCTCACCCCAGATTGTTGCTCCTGCAGGCGATAAGACTCTAAGCTTTAAAGCCAGACGAAATACAGGTTCTGCGCCTGGTACCGTACAGGTTGGATTGGTATCCAGCCCTACGGATATGAGCACTTTCATTCCTTTAGGAAGTGCAACAACGTTAGGAAGCAGTACATTTCAGACTTATAGTTTTCCTGTTCCTGCTTCCAATTCTTCTTATATTGTATTTAAATTTGTAGGCGTTGTAGCTCCTCATACGGTATTAGAAATAGATGACGTAGTATATAACGTCTCTTCTACATTAGGAGTTTCTAATCAGGTAAAATCAACGGATGCCATCAGGTTTGCTGTTAATGCAGAAAACACAGCTCTGGATTTTATTTCTAAAAAAGCTCCTAAAAATATACAGATTTACTCTGCTTCGGGACAAAAGGTTGCTGAAGGAAAGCTTAATAATCAAAGATTTGACATCAGCCAGCTTCAAACCGGAATATACTATATGGGTATTGAATCCACAGAAGGAACAATCACTCAGTCGAAGTTTATTAAAAAGTAA
- a CDS encoding T9SS type A sorting domain-containing protein produces MRTKLLLASMLALGIQQTVLAQTDANGYNTVNLSMEPSYQNRVFFDFSANATVSQPANTWDVAFFRNSNMSFGTRINDAQNIEVYQASALPADWDTVNIANIASWGSPLYNPDQTTSLQEGAFEQGSATYGWGDYNGATHHIEGKVIFVLKYLATNTYVKFMITDYFGGYTFKYSKWNGTSWDATQTKTIANGSDDAFFNYFSFTTGDKVANLEPSKANWDLMFTRYWTDYTYPGGSMMYRMSGVIQNPSVTVAKVQPETQATSTSTVPAAGAFSNKITAVGHSWKPTSGVYNDVVYYVKRGAEYYRMYFTQNGGASTGNMYFKYKNITSTLSVKEFGTKASFGIYPNPTAPDKKVTVLFDVKEKANNKGNVEVYDLSGKQVYKAELTNQTGFYKQDLNLSGLTSGTYLVKITYGANSETKKLIIQ; encoded by the coding sequence ATGAGAACAAAACTACTTTTGGCTTCGATGCTTGCATTGGGCATTCAACAAACAGTATTGGCACAGACTGATGCTAACGGATATAATACAGTGAATTTATCAATGGAACCCAGCTACCAAAATCGCGTGTTTTTTGATTTCAGTGCTAATGCTACCGTATCTCAGCCGGCTAATACATGGGACGTTGCTTTCTTCAGAAATTCAAATATGAGTTTTGGAACCAGAATCAATGATGCTCAAAATATAGAAGTATATCAGGCTTCTGCTCTACCTGCAGACTGGGATACTGTCAATATTGCCAATATCGCTTCATGGGGATCTCCTCTATATAATCCGGATCAAACGACTTCACTTCAGGAAGGAGCATTTGAACAGGGATCTGCGACATATGGATGGGGAGACTACAACGGAGCCACTCATCATATTGAGGGAAAAGTAATTTTTGTTTTAAAGTATCTGGCGACCAATACGTATGTAAAATTTATGATTACTGACTATTTCGGAGGTTATACTTTCAAATATTCAAAATGGAACGGAACATCATGGGATGCTACCCAAACGAAGACCATTGCTAATGGATCAGATGATGCTTTTTTCAATTATTTCTCATTCACAACAGGAGATAAAGTAGCTAATCTTGAGCCTTCAAAAGCCAATTGGGATTTGATGTTTACAAGATACTGGACAGATTATACGTATCCGGGAGGATCCATGATGTACAGAATGTCAGGAGTTATCCAGAACCCTTCTGTGACGGTAGCCAAGGTACAACCGGAAACTCAGGCAACATCCACCTCTACTGTACCAGCAGCAGGAGCATTCTCTAATAAGATTACTGCAGTAGGTCATTCATGGAAACCTACTTCGGGAGTTTATAATGATGTGGTTTATTATGTAAAAAGAGGAGCTGAATACTACAGAATGTATTTTACTCAAAACGGCGGAGCAAGTACCGGTAATATGTATTTTAAATACAAAAACATTACATCAACCTTAAGCGTTAAAGAGTTTGGAACAAAAGCTTCTTTCGGTATTTACCCGAATCCAACTGCACCTGATAAAAAAGTAACGGTTTTATTTGATGTAAAAGAAAAAGCAAACAACAAAGGAAATGTCGAAGTATATGATCTTTCAGGTAAGCAGGTTTATAAAGCTGAATTGACCAATCAAACCGGTTTTTATAAGCAGGACCTGAACCTATCTGGTCTTACTTCCGGGACATACCTTGTTAAAATAACTTATGGCGCTAATAGCGAAACCAAAAAGTTAATTATACAATAA
- a CDS encoding putative quinol monooxygenase: MNLHIIALFKFNENYLMEAVELFQNLVRETRKEEGCLQYDLIEDKDNKGTFFMIELWETVEHHNNHMGQDHLLNFRKDASKMMESATEVYKGFKIY, from the coding sequence ATGAATTTACATATCATAGCGCTTTTTAAGTTTAATGAAAATTACTTAATGGAAGCGGTAGAGTTGTTTCAGAATTTAGTAAGAGAAACAAGAAAAGAAGAAGGTTGTCTGCAATATGACCTTATTGAAGACAAAGACAATAAAGGTACTTTTTTCATGATCGAATTATGGGAAACGGTAGAACATCATAATAACCATATGGGTCAGGATCACCTTCTTAATTTCCGTAAAGATGCTTCTAAAATGATGGAAAGCGCAACGGAAGTATACAAGGGATTTAAAATTTACTAA
- a CDS encoding sulfite exporter TauE/SafE family protein has product MVISRKIQIRINVLVVTIAALLLITFSMYSLGYLDELLNILAKDHYIFYWMVLVGIFAEIVAGSMGMGYGVICTTTLLFLNIPPHIVSASIHSAESFTTAAGSISHIKLKNVSKSLVKKLAIPAVIGAVIGALSLTYLGEYYSKITKTIIAFYTLYLGIQILSNAFKPKQSKALKRKTNLTRLGVIGGFIDSFAGGGWGPLVTGTLIKNAFTPRFAVGSSTVAKFILTITAAVTFFFTLGIQHWNIILGLLIGGIFTAPFSAMLTAKLPVKKMFLVIGTLVIVMSCITIYKSVFK; this is encoded by the coding sequence ATGGTGATTTCAAGAAAGATTCAGATAAGAATCAATGTGCTGGTAGTCACTATTGCAGCATTGCTGCTGATTACTTTTTCGATGTATAGCTTAGGATATCTGGATGAGCTTTTGAATATTCTGGCCAAAGACCATTATATTTTTTATTGGATGGTGCTGGTGGGTATCTTTGCTGAAATTGTAGCCGGATCGATGGGTATGGGATATGGAGTAATCTGTACAACGACTCTGCTTTTTCTAAATATTCCTCCTCACATTGTAAGTGCAAGTATTCATTCTGCAGAAAGTTTTACGACGGCTGCGGGGAGTATAAGTCATATCAAACTGAAGAATGTAAGTAAAAGTCTGGTCAAAAAACTAGCAATTCCTGCTGTAATCGGAGCGGTCATCGGAGCACTAAGTCTTACTTATCTTGGAGAATACTACTCTAAAATTACCAAAACAATTATTGCATTTTATACCCTGTATCTGGGGATTCAAATATTGTCTAATGCTTTTAAACCCAAACAGAGTAAAGCGTTAAAGAGAAAAACAAACCTTACAAGGCTTGGCGTCATTGGAGGATTTATAGACTCTTTTGCAGGTGGGGGATGGGGTCCATTGGTGACCGGAACTTTAATTAAAAATGCTTTTACCCCAAGGTTTGCAGTGGGTAGCTCAACAGTAGCTAAATTTATTTTAACCATAACGGCTGCGGTTACTTTCTTCTTTACATTAGGCATTCAGCACTGGAATATTATTCTAGGACTATTAATTGGCGGAATCTTTACTGCACCTTTTTCGGCTATGCTTACAGCCAAGTTACCCGTAAAGAAAATGTTTCTGGTTATCGGAACTCTGGTTATCGTGATGAGTTGCATAACTATTTATAAATCAGTTTTTAAATAA
- a CDS encoding RrF2 family transcriptional regulator: MLSKKSQYAFKALSYLVEKRNEGPILISEIAEHKKIPLKFLENILLELKKSSILDSKKGKGGGYFFKEDPANVKLAKIIRLVNGPIAMLPCVSLNFYEKCEDCNEDHCGLHDVLIEVRDASLRILEEKTLMDLID; this comes from the coding sequence ATGCTGTCAAAAAAATCTCAATATGCTTTTAAGGCACTTTCATATCTTGTAGAGAAAAGAAATGAAGGGCCCATACTTATTTCTGAAATTGCGGAACACAAGAAAATTCCGCTGAAATTTTTAGAAAACATTCTGCTTGAATTGAAAAAGTCGAGCATCCTTGATAGTAAAAAAGGAAAGGGTGGAGGTTATTTCTTTAAGGAAGATCCTGCCAACGTGAAGCTGGCGAAAATTATCCGTTTGGTAAACGGGCCTATTGCTATGCTCCCGTGTGTCAGTTTAAATTTTTATGAAAAATGTGAAGATTGTAATGAAGATCACTGTGGATTACACGATGTACTCATTGAAGTTCGGGATGCTTCATTAAGAATTCTGGAAGAAAAAACTTTAATGGATCTGATCGACTGA
- a CDS encoding DUF4268 domain-containing protein, whose protein sequence is MFSKQEAQQLKKEFWTAFGKSFPRKWILYDTKVKDFSFKFYADNKKAEVSLDIEMKDEIYRNAYYEKIWSLEDILKDYIGDFYKDEHFTLENGKVISKIWIEKHQVSIFNKNTWSEIFEFFVEKMDGFERFYYEYEDFIKDV, encoded by the coding sequence ATGTTTAGTAAACAGGAAGCACAGCAATTAAAAAAAGAATTTTGGACGGCTTTTGGAAAATCTTTTCCAAGAAAATGGATATTGTATGATACCAAGGTCAAAGATTTTTCATTTAAATTCTATGCAGATAACAAAAAAGCGGAAGTTTCTCTTGATATAGAAATGAAAGACGAGATTTACAGAAACGCTTATTACGAAAAAATATGGTCTTTAGAAGACATTCTGAAAGATTATATCGGAGATTTTTACAAAGATGAACACTTCACGCTGGAAAACGGAAAAGTGATCAGCAAAATCTGGATTGAAAAACATCAGGTCTCCATCTTCAATAAAAATACCTGGAGCGAAATTTTCGAGTTTTTTGTAGAAAAGATGGACGGTTTCGAAAGGTTTTATTATGAGTATGAAGACTTTATAAAAGACGTATAA
- a CDS encoding thermonuclease family protein: MRKILLLMCMVASGILLSQIRAKVIGVKDGDTILVLDKDNKQTTLRLAEVDCPEKGQPFGKNAKQFTSDLVYGKSIQYYKTNSDRYGRIIAKVYFNNDRYLSEEIIKKGYGWWYYQYSDNENLGVLESKARALKLGLWSATEANISPWEWRKTKREAYQQKAKNKLSTASSGKALK, translated from the coding sequence ATGAGGAAAATACTTTTACTGATGTGCATGGTGGCTTCAGGTATATTGCTGTCACAAATCAGGGCGAAGGTCATTGGAGTTAAAGATGGAGATACTATTTTAGTTCTTGATAAAGATAATAAACAGACCACATTGCGTCTCGCAGAGGTAGATTGTCCTGAGAAGGGACAGCCGTTTGGTAAAAATGCCAAACAGTTTACCAGTGATCTGGTATATGGAAAATCTATTCAGTATTACAAAACAAATTCTGATCGATATGGTCGGATAATCGCTAAAGTTTACTTTAATAATGACCGGTATTTATCTGAGGAGATTATAAAGAAAGGTTATGGATGGTGGTATTATCAATATTCTGATAATGAAAATTTAGGGGTACTCGAATCTAAAGCGAGAGCACTTAAATTAGGACTTTGGTCAGCAACTGAAGCTAATATTTCTCCTTGGGAATGGAGAAAAACTAAAAGAGAAGCTTATCAGCAGAAAGCAAAAAATAAACTTTCAACGGCTTCGTCCGGAAAAGCATTAAAATAG
- a CDS encoding helix-turn-helix domain-containing protein, whose amino-acid sequence MEKLRNLRKQRGYSQEKLAGIIATDPSNYSRKERGEIRIYDDEWEKLAAALDVPVEEIKEEKPTGVVHNDNSTFSDHANSGNFYNQQFNIPDSVIENLQDYIKVLKEQIEALKKENKTLRSK is encoded by the coding sequence ATGGAAAAGCTAAGAAATCTAAGAAAGCAAAGAGGATACTCTCAAGAGAAACTAGCAGGTATTATCGCTACAGATCCTTCTAATTATTCTCGTAAGGAAAGAGGAGAAATCAGAATATACGATGATGAATGGGAAAAGCTGGCAGCGGCTTTGGATGTTCCTGTGGAGGAGATTAAGGAAGAAAAACCAACAGGTGTCGTACATAATGACAATTCAACTTTTAGCGATCATGCTAATTCCGGAAACTTCTATAACCAGCAATTCAATATTCCAGATTCTGTCATAGAAAACTTACAGGATTACATTAAGGTTTTGAAAGAACAGATTGAGGCTTTGAAGAAGGAGAATAAGACGCTGAGATCAAAATAA
- the gldG gene encoding gliding motility-associated ABC transporter substrate-binding protein GldG, translating into MKKIPFKSPLGILLFVILPLVIILAVSGIRLDLTKEKRYTLSDNTIKVLESVKKPLTVEVYLEGDFPASFKQLQSETKFMLEEFRKINPKIDFKFIDPIKTKMSQDTLMAMGMQPSVLPDVKDGKVSQIVLFPYAVLKYNKGGASIPLVVQQANISADEQLTRSIENLEYNLVSNIKNIATDKRKKIGILVNQDELSPEQFQGFMHLALESYDAGPIIPKNQTELSIADVPLLKQMSALVIAKPRKAFTDGEKVILDQYIMNGGKTLWMIDAVNAEMDTLTRSKKVMPFPVDINMTDFFFNYGIRINPALVKDVKKFALLRLVTGEVSGNPQYTSLPWPYFPLGIAEKDNPITKNINPVKFEFPTSIDTLGRKNIKTQVLFESSERTLLKQVPNYVDLKEISSVDSLGQMEKPSTPKIFAVALEGKFTSAYASRIERKSYPGFKGQSPENKMIVIADGDVGRNKVIKGEPLPLGVDLLTNEQFGNEQFLRNALDYLLDDSNLMELRNRNIEERLLDRQRITEEKSNWQWFNLLLPLVIIGLLGGLFFWLRKRKFN; encoded by the coding sequence ATGAAGAAGATCCCTTTTAAATCTCCATTAGGAATTTTACTGTTTGTAATTCTGCCGTTGGTGATTATCCTCGCAGTTTCCGGAATCAGGTTGGATTTAACCAAAGAAAAAAGATATACCCTTTCAGATAATACCATTAAAGTTCTGGAATCGGTAAAAAAGCCTTTAACCGTTGAGGTTTATCTGGAGGGCGATTTTCCGGCAAGTTTCAAGCAGCTGCAGAGTGAAACAAAATTTATGCTGGAAGAGTTCAGGAAAATCAATCCAAAAATAGATTTTAAATTTATTGATCCCATTAAAACCAAAATGTCTCAGGACACATTGATGGCTATGGGAATGCAGCCTTCGGTTCTTCCGGATGTAAAAGATGGTAAAGTGTCACAGATTGTTTTGTTTCCGTATGCAGTACTGAAGTACAACAAAGGAGGCGCTTCTATTCCGTTGGTTGTACAGCAGGCTAATATCAGTGCAGATGAGCAGCTGACCAGGTCTATTGAAAATTTAGAATACAATCTTGTTTCCAATATCAAAAATATTGCAACCGATAAGAGAAAAAAAATAGGAATTCTGGTGAATCAGGATGAATTGAGTCCTGAACAGTTCCAGGGATTTATGCATCTGGCGTTGGAAAGTTATGATGCAGGACCTATTATTCCTAAAAATCAAACTGAGCTAAGCATAGCCGATGTTCCTTTACTGAAACAAATGAGCGCTTTAGTTATTGCAAAACCAAGAAAAGCATTTACCGATGGAGAAAAGGTAATCCTGGATCAGTATATTATGAATGGCGGGAAAACCTTATGGATGATCGATGCCGTAAATGCTGAAATGGATACTTTGACAAGATCTAAAAAAGTAATGCCTTTCCCTGTAGATATCAATATGACGGATTTCTTCTTCAATTACGGGATCCGGATTAATCCTGCTTTGGTAAAGGATGTAAAGAAATTTGCCTTGCTAAGGCTCGTAACAGGTGAGGTGAGTGGTAATCCACAATATACCAGTCTGCCGTGGCCGTATTTTCCATTGGGAATTGCTGAAAAAGATAATCCGATTACTAAAAATATCAATCCGGTGAAGTTTGAATTTCCGACATCGATTGATACTTTAGGAAGAAAAAATATTAAAACCCAGGTTCTTTTTGAATCAAGCGAAAGAACTTTACTGAAGCAAGTTCCTAACTATGTTGACCTGAAGGAGATTTCAAGTGTTGACAGTCTTGGACAGATGGAAAAACCAAGTACTCCGAAAATCTTTGCGGTAGCCTTAGAAGGTAAATTTACTTCTGCATATGCTTCAAGAATCGAAAGAAAATCTTATCCCGGTTTTAAAGGACAAAGTCCTGAAAATAAAATGATCGTGATCGCAGATGGGGATGTAGGAAGAAATAAAGTAATTAAAGGAGAACCTTTACCATTAGGAGTAGACCTGCTAACCAATGAACAATTCGGAAACGAACAGTTTTTAAGAAATGCTTTAGATTATCTTTTAGATGACAGCAACCTGATGGAATTGAGAAACCGAAATATTGAGGAAAGGTTATTGGACAGACAGAGAATCACCGAAGAAAAAAGCAATTGGCAGTGGTTTAATTTACTGCTTCCGTTGGTAATTATAGGATTACTGGGAGGATTATTCTTCTGGTTAAGGAAAAGGAAATTTAATTGA